Proteins from a single region of Nocardioides oleivorans:
- a CDS encoding RNA polymerase sigma factor, giving the protein MRQEWGRLVALLLSQFRRLDLVEDALGDAVEAASRTWPDDGVPANPAGWLMTAARRRVLDRLRSEDVARRKLPLLLTDAERHQEGVTAMADTGALVEDDVLRLVLMCAHPALAPESASALSLRLVLGVPTADIARLFLVPEPTMAARVTRAKKRIVGAGIPFAVPDASVLPERLDIVAQTAYLAFTAGYSPGTGPDLLRADLSGQAIRLVRVVLGLRPDEPSLVALLALVLLQHSRRDARVHDGRLVLLADQDRTRWHHDEVAEATRLLRSPCLTGPLTPLAASYVVQARIAAEHATAATAADTRWDRVVELYDVLLQVAPSPSARLARAVAVAEHRGAAAGLAALEGLEIPDSHRPAAVRAELLARAGDADAARAAYDQAIAACRNDVERAFLEGQRERL; this is encoded by the coding sequence GTGCGGCAGGAGTGGGGCCGGCTGGTGGCCCTGCTCCTGTCGCAGTTCCGACGGCTCGACCTCGTCGAGGACGCCCTGGGCGACGCCGTCGAGGCGGCCAGCCGCACCTGGCCCGACGACGGGGTGCCCGCCAACCCGGCCGGCTGGCTGATGACCGCCGCCCGACGCCGGGTGCTCGACCGGCTCCGCTCCGAGGACGTCGCCCGGCGCAAGCTGCCGCTGCTCCTCACCGACGCCGAACGCCACCAGGAAGGCGTCACCGCCATGGCCGACACCGGCGCCCTCGTCGAGGACGACGTCCTCCGGCTGGTGCTGATGTGTGCGCACCCCGCCCTCGCGCCGGAGTCGGCCAGTGCGTTGAGCCTCCGGCTGGTCCTCGGCGTGCCGACCGCCGACATCGCGCGGCTGTTCCTCGTGCCCGAGCCCACCATGGCGGCGCGCGTGACGCGGGCCAAGAAGCGCATCGTCGGCGCCGGCATCCCGTTCGCCGTGCCCGACGCGTCGGTCCTGCCCGAGCGGCTCGACATCGTCGCCCAGACCGCCTACCTCGCCTTCACCGCCGGCTACTCCCCCGGCACCGGCCCCGACCTGCTCCGCGCCGACCTCTCGGGCCAGGCGATCCGGCTGGTCCGCGTGGTGCTCGGCCTGCGTCCCGACGAGCCGTCGCTGGTCGCGCTGCTGGCGCTGGTGCTGCTCCAGCACTCTCGTCGCGACGCCCGCGTGCACGACGGCCGCCTGGTCCTCCTCGCCGACCAGGACCGCACCCGCTGGCACCACGACGAGGTCGCCGAGGCGACGCGGCTGCTGCGCTCGCCCTGCCTCACGGGACCGCTGACCCCGCTCGCGGCGTCGTACGTCGTCCAGGCGCGGATCGCCGCCGAGCACGCCACCGCGGCGACGGCCGCCGACACGCGGTGGGACCGCGTCGTGGAGCTGTACGACGTCCTGCTGCAGGTCGCGCCCTCGCCCTCGGCCCGGCTGGCGCGGGCCGTCGCGGTCGCCGAGCACCGGGGGGCCGCGGCCGGGCTCGCCGCCCTCGAGGGCCTCGAGATCCCCGACAGCCACCGCCCCGCCGCCGTGCGCGCCGAGCTGCTCGCCCGGGCGGGCGACGCCGACGCGGCGCGGGCGGCGTACGACCAGGCGATCGCCGCGTGCCGCAACGACGTGGAGCGGGCCTTCCTGGAGGGGCAGCGCGAGCGGCTCTAG
- a CDS encoding nitrite/sulfite reductase — protein MPDLRFKPQAAQNTEIPRPKRAEGQWALGYTEPLNKNEQSKKDDDPLNVRDRILYTYSRRGFDSIDPADLRGRFRWMGLYTQRAPGFDGGKTAQLEEEELDDRFFMMRVRTDGAILDGPALRALGEVSTAYARDTADITDRNNIQYHWIEIESVPAIWERLEAVGLTTLEACGDSPRPFLGSPVAGIAKDEIIDGSEALAEIKRRILGNPDFSNLPRKFKTALTGHPSHDVAPEVNDVAFVGTVHPEHGPGFDLWVGGGLSTNPMLAHKLGVWIPLDEVADAWEGVAGVFRDYGYRRLRSKARLKFLLADWGKEKFREVLEKEYLHRALVDNPSPESPVRPGDHIGIHEQKDGNLYVGAAPVVGRIDGTTLSALADLVEQYGAEGARLTAYQKLVVIGVPAGRGEAFADDLEKIGLTARPSNWRRSTMACTGIEFCKLAIVDTKERARLLVTELEKRFPELDTDISVNVNGCPNACARTQVADIGLKGQLVMDADGRQVEGFQVHLGGGLALGANFGRKLRAHKVTSAGLDDYVTSVVQAYLDDREPGERFAPWVARADEKLLRGEPEPALA, from the coding sequence ATGCCCGACCTCCGGTTCAAGCCCCAGGCTGCCCAGAACACCGAGATCCCGCGCCCCAAGCGCGCGGAGGGTCAGTGGGCCCTCGGCTACACCGAGCCGCTCAACAAGAACGAGCAGTCCAAGAAGGACGACGACCCGCTCAACGTGCGGGACCGCATCCTCTACACCTACTCGCGCCGCGGCTTCGACTCGATCGACCCCGCCGACCTGCGTGGCCGCTTCCGCTGGATGGGCCTCTACACCCAGCGCGCGCCCGGGTTCGACGGCGGCAAGACCGCCCAGCTCGAGGAGGAGGAGCTCGACGACCGCTTCTTCATGATGCGTGTGCGCACCGACGGCGCGATCCTCGACGGGCCCGCCCTGCGTGCGCTCGGCGAGGTGTCGACGGCGTACGCCCGCGACACCGCCGACATCACCGACCGCAACAACATCCAGTACCACTGGATCGAGATCGAGAGCGTCCCGGCGATCTGGGAGCGGCTCGAGGCCGTCGGCCTCACCACGCTCGAGGCGTGCGGCGACAGCCCGCGCCCCTTCCTCGGCTCGCCGGTCGCCGGCATCGCCAAGGACGAGATCATCGACGGCTCCGAGGCGCTCGCGGAGATCAAGCGCCGGATCCTCGGCAACCCCGACTTCTCCAACCTGCCGCGCAAGTTCAAGACGGCGCTGACCGGCCACCCGAGCCACGACGTCGCGCCCGAGGTCAACGACGTCGCCTTCGTCGGCACCGTCCACCCCGAGCACGGCCCGGGCTTCGACCTGTGGGTCGGCGGCGGCCTGTCGACCAACCCGATGCTCGCCCACAAGCTCGGTGTGTGGATCCCCCTCGACGAGGTGGCCGACGCCTGGGAGGGCGTCGCCGGCGTCTTCCGCGACTACGGCTACCGCCGCCTGCGCTCCAAGGCCCGCCTGAAGTTCCTGCTGGCCGACTGGGGCAAGGAGAAGTTCCGCGAGGTCCTCGAGAAGGAGTACCTCCACCGCGCGCTCGTGGACAACCCGTCCCCCGAGTCGCCCGTGCGCCCCGGTGACCACATCGGCATCCACGAGCAGAAGGACGGCAACCTCTACGTCGGCGCCGCTCCCGTCGTCGGTCGCATCGACGGCACCACGCTGTCGGCCCTGGCCGACCTCGTCGAGCAGTACGGCGCCGAGGGCGCCCGCCTCACGGCGTACCAGAAGCTGGTCGTCATCGGCGTCCCGGCCGGTCGGGGCGAGGCCTTCGCCGACGACCTCGAGAAGATCGGGCTCACCGCGCGGCCCAGCAACTGGCGCCGCTCCACGATGGCCTGCACGGGCATCGAGTTCTGCAAGCTCGCCATCGTCGACACCAAGGAGCGCGCGCGCCTGCTGGTGACCGAGCTGGAGAAGCGCTTCCCCGAGCTCGACACCGACATCTCCGTCAACGTCAACGGCTGCCCCAACGCCTGCGCCCGCACCCAGGTCGCCGACATCGGCCTCAAGGGCCAGCTCGTGATGGACGCCGACGGCCGGCAGGTCGAGGGCTTCCAGGTGCACCTGGGCGGCGGACTGGCGCTCGGTGCCAATTTCGGCCGCAAGCTGCGGGCGCACAAGGTCACCAGCGCGGGCCTCGACGACTACGTGACGTCGGTGGTCCAGGCCTACCTCGACGACCGCGAGCCCGGTGAGCGCTTCGCCCCGTGGGTCGCGCGCGCCGACGAGAAGCTGCTGCGCGGCGAGCCCGAGCCGGCGCTGGCATGA
- a CDS encoding response regulator yields the protein MSDVRVLVVEDEEVAAEAHATYVGRVPGFELAGVARSAGEAMRLLRNDDTIELLLLDMHLPDGHGLGLLQRVRAEGRPVDVIAVTSARDTEVVRRAVSQGVVLYLLKPFTFAAFRGKLEQYADFRARLETSPTDVVQDDVDQLFGALRSRPTGEALPKGMSLDSLRAVVDALRRSPDGLSATEAGAAIGVSRVTARRYLEHLANEGRVARQPRYGGTGRPEVGYVWRSPDA from the coding sequence GTGAGCGACGTACGGGTCCTCGTGGTCGAGGACGAGGAGGTCGCCGCCGAGGCGCACGCGACCTACGTCGGCCGCGTGCCCGGCTTCGAGCTGGCCGGCGTGGCCCGTTCGGCCGGCGAGGCGATGCGGCTGCTGCGCAACGACGACACCATCGAGCTCCTCCTGCTCGACATGCACCTGCCCGACGGCCACGGGCTCGGCCTCCTGCAGCGTGTGCGCGCCGAGGGCCGCCCGGTCGACGTGATCGCCGTGACGTCCGCGCGCGACACCGAGGTCGTGCGCCGCGCGGTCTCGCAGGGGGTCGTGCTCTACCTCCTCAAGCCGTTCACGTTCGCGGCCTTCCGCGGCAAGCTCGAGCAGTACGCCGACTTCCGCGCGCGACTGGAGACCTCACCCACCGACGTGGTGCAGGACGACGTCGACCAGCTCTTCGGCGCACTGCGCAGCCGGCCGACCGGCGAGGCCCTGCCCAAGGGGATGAGCCTGGACTCGCTGCGCGCCGTCGTCGACGCGCTGCGCCGGAGCCCGGACGGACTCTCCGCCACCGAGGCCGGTGCCGCGATCGGCGTCTCCCGCGTCACCGCCCGGCGCTACCTCGAGCACCTCGCCAACGAGGGTCGCGTCGCGCGCCAGCCGCGCTACGGCGGCACCGGGCGACCGGAGGTCGGCTACGTGTGGCGCAGCCCGGACGCCTGA
- the glgA gene encoding glycogen synthase, producing the protein MRIDVLSKEYPPEVYGGAGVHVAELVRALRVLPDVDARVRCFGAPRSEPGTTAYAEPESLAGANPAIRTLGVDLAMVDDCAGADLVHSHTWYANMAGHLAGLMHGIPHVVSAHSLEPMRPWKAEQLGGGYALSSWAERTAYEGAAGIVAVSAAMRDDVLRSYPSVDPDRVHVVHNGIDTTQWSPMPNPDRVRELGLDPDRPSVIFVGRITRQKGLPLFLRAAAALPPEVQLVLCAGAPDTPEIEAEVRGLVEDLAATRSGVVWIAEMLPRPDVVALLTAATVFACPSIYEPLGIVNLEAMACETAVVATATGGIPEVVVHGETGWLVPIEQATDGTGTPLDPEQYVADLAAALTDAVSDPDRARAFGEAGRRRAEESFSWGSIATRTLDLYRSLT; encoded by the coding sequence ATGCGCATCGACGTCCTCAGCAAGGAGTACCCACCGGAGGTCTACGGCGGCGCGGGGGTGCACGTCGCCGAGCTGGTCCGCGCGCTGCGCGTGCTGCCCGACGTGGACGCCCGGGTCCGCTGCTTCGGGGCTCCGCGCTCGGAGCCCGGCACCACGGCGTACGCCGAGCCGGAGTCCCTGGCGGGTGCGAATCCCGCCATCCGCACCCTGGGCGTGGACCTGGCGATGGTCGACGACTGCGCCGGGGCCGACCTGGTCCACTCGCACACCTGGTACGCCAACATGGCCGGCCACCTCGCCGGACTGATGCACGGCATCCCCCACGTCGTCAGCGCCCACTCCCTCGAGCCGATGCGGCCGTGGAAGGCCGAGCAGCTCGGTGGCGGCTACGCCCTGTCGAGCTGGGCCGAGCGGACGGCCTACGAGGGAGCCGCCGGCATCGTTGCGGTCAGTGCCGCGATGCGCGACGACGTGCTGCGCAGCTATCCCTCCGTCGACCCCGACCGCGTCCACGTCGTGCACAACGGCATCGACACCACCCAGTGGTCGCCGATGCCGAACCCCGACCGCGTCCGCGAGCTCGGCCTCGACCCCGACCGTCCGAGCGTCATCTTCGTCGGCCGGATCACCCGGCAGAAGGGCCTGCCGCTCTTCCTCCGCGCGGCAGCCGCGCTGCCGCCCGAGGTCCAGCTCGTGCTCTGCGCCGGCGCTCCCGACACCCCTGAGATCGAGGCCGAGGTCCGGGGTCTGGTCGAGGACCTGGCCGCGACCCGATCGGGCGTCGTGTGGATCGCCGAGATGCTCCCCCGCCCCGACGTGGTCGCCCTCCTGACCGCGGCGACGGTCTTCGCCTGCCCGTCCATCTACGAGCCGCTCGGCATCGTCAACCTCGAAGCGATGGCCTGCGAGACCGCCGTGGTGGCCACGGCCACCGGCGGCATCCCGGAGGTCGTCGTCCACGGCGAGACCGGCTGGCTGGTCCCCATCGAGCAGGCCACCGACGGCACCGGCACGCCCCTCGACCCCGAGCAGTACGTCGCCGACCTGGCCGCCGCGCTCACCGACGCGGTCAGCGACCCCGACCGGGCCCGTGCCTTCGGCGAGGCCGGCCGCCGTCGGGCCGAGGAGTCCTTCAGCTGGGGCTCGATCGCCACCCGGACGCTCGACCTCTACCGCTCGCTCACGTAG
- the glgC gene encoding glucose-1-phosphate adenylyltransferase, with the protein MTVTPSRKKVLAVVLAGGEGKRLMPLTADRAKPAVPFGGIYRLIDFALSNVVNSGYLKVVVLTQYKSHSLDRHVTTTWRMSNLLGNYVTPVPAQQRVGKRWYAGSADAIYQSLNLLTDEQPDIVVVVGADHVYRMDFAQMVDDHVESGAGCTVAAIRQPIGLADQFGVIDVDPGNPQSIRAFLEKPTDPVGLPDSPDEVLASMGNYVFTADALRDAVTRDADVEGSKHDMGGDIVPWFVDKSESAVYDYKDNEVPGATDRDRGYWRDVGTMRSYYDAHMDLVSPLPVFNLYNTAWPIYTSYGPHPPAKLVTGAGGEKVSTFNSILSPGVVVSGGTVNHSVLSPAVWVKDGAEVSDAVLMDGVRVGEGAVVRSAIIDKGVVIPPGVRIGVDKDADLARGFVVEDGLTVLAKQQPVPEG; encoded by the coding sequence ATGACCGTCACGCCGAGCCGCAAGAAGGTCCTCGCAGTCGTCCTGGCGGGAGGTGAGGGAAAGCGGCTGATGCCGTTGACGGCCGACCGCGCCAAGCCCGCGGTCCCGTTCGGTGGGATCTACCGCCTGATCGACTTCGCGCTGTCCAACGTCGTCAACTCCGGCTACCTCAAGGTCGTCGTGCTGACGCAGTACAAGTCGCACAGCCTCGACCGGCACGTCACCACGACGTGGCGGATGTCGAACCTCCTCGGCAACTACGTCACCCCGGTGCCGGCGCAGCAGCGCGTCGGCAAGCGGTGGTACGCCGGCAGCGCCGACGCGATCTACCAGTCGCTCAACCTGCTCACCGACGAGCAGCCCGACATCGTCGTCGTGGTGGGCGCCGACCACGTCTACCGGATGGACTTCGCGCAGATGGTCGACGACCACGTCGAGTCCGGTGCCGGATGCACCGTCGCGGCGATCCGCCAGCCGATCGGGCTCGCCGACCAGTTCGGCGTGATCGACGTCGATCCCGGCAACCCGCAGAGCATCCGCGCCTTCCTCGAGAAGCCGACCGACCCGGTGGGACTGCCCGACTCGCCCGACGAGGTGCTGGCCAGCATGGGCAACTACGTCTTCACCGCCGACGCCCTCCGTGACGCCGTGACCCGCGACGCCGACGTCGAGGGCTCCAAGCACGACATGGGCGGCGACATCGTGCCGTGGTTCGTCGACAAGTCGGAGTCGGCGGTCTACGACTACAAGGACAACGAGGTGCCGGGCGCCACCGACCGCGACCGCGGCTACTGGCGCGACGTCGGCACCATGCGCTCCTACTACGACGCCCACATGGACCTCGTCTCGCCGCTGCCGGTCTTCAACCTCTACAACACCGCTTGGCCGATCTACACCAGCTACGGCCCGCACCCGCCGGCGAAGCTCGTGACGGGCGCCGGTGGGGAGAAGGTGTCGACCTTCAACTCGATCCTGTCCCCGGGCGTCGTCGTGAGCGGCGGCACGGTCAACCACTCCGTGCTCTCGCCCGCGGTCTGGGTGAAGGACGGCGCGGAGGTGTCCGACGCGGTCCTCATGGACGGCGTCCGCGTCGGCGAGGGCGCGGTCGTGCGCAGCGCGATCATCGACAAGGGCGTGGTGATCCCGCCGGGCGTGCGGATCGGCGTCGACAAGGACGCCGACCTGGCGCGCGGGTTCGTCGTGGAGGACGGGCTCACGGTCCTCGCCAAGCAGCAGCCCGTCCCCGAGGGCTGA
- a CDS encoding sensor histidine kinase, which translates to MRRRTDGESPVARQILLLQVGVVLVLVVTAVALAAWDSRRDLHTAARDQATAVARSVADSPFVREEVRSPDPTAALQPFAEEVRIDTATDFVVIMDPDRIRWTHPDTSQIGRRFVGGIGDALGGQVFTEEYAGTLGPSVRAVVPVVDDGDVVALVAVGITVDRIDERLREDLPGIALAALVTLLAGLLGAWLIARRLRRQTHGMGEREITRMYEYYRAVLGAVREGLLLVDSELRVQLVNDEAVRLLALPTPVEGRSLTELGLPPGLVAAVERRSAAADQTYVMGQQVLVFSTSPAYWRQAEVGAVVTVRDRTELQAVTGELDLVRGLTESLRAQSHEAANRLHTIVSLVEMGRPEQAVEFATSELHVAQGFADELVAAVEEPVLAALLLGKTAQAAERGIALDLEGELPADLPVDSRDLVTIVGNLVDNAFDAVAGTRSARPQRVRVVLHGDHDHLRIEVDDSGPGIPAQDRDHVLDRGWSSKADEGRGLGLAIVTQVVSGHGGTLEVTDSDLGGARFVLDVAVDGRVHS; encoded by the coding sequence ATGAGGCGACGGACCGACGGCGAGAGCCCGGTCGCCCGCCAGATCCTGCTGCTGCAGGTCGGCGTCGTGCTCGTCCTGGTCGTGACCGCGGTCGCCCTCGCCGCCTGGGACTCGCGACGCGACCTCCACACCGCGGCCCGCGACCAGGCCACCGCCGTCGCCCGGTCGGTGGCCGACTCCCCCTTCGTGCGCGAGGAGGTGCGCTCCCCCGACCCCACGGCGGCGCTCCAGCCCTTCGCCGAGGAGGTCCGCATCGACACCGCCACCGACTTCGTCGTGATCATGGACCCCGACCGGATCCGCTGGACCCATCCCGACACCTCGCAGATCGGCCGGCGCTTCGTCGGCGGCATCGGCGACGCGCTCGGCGGGCAGGTGTTCACCGAGGAGTACGCCGGCACGCTGGGACCGTCGGTCCGCGCCGTGGTCCCGGTGGTGGACGACGGCGACGTGGTCGCGCTGGTCGCCGTCGGCATCACGGTGGACCGCATCGACGAGCGCCTCCGCGAGGACCTGCCCGGGATCGCGCTCGCGGCCCTCGTCACCCTGCTCGCCGGGCTGCTCGGCGCCTGGCTCATCGCGCGCAGGCTGCGCCGCCAGACGCACGGCATGGGCGAGCGCGAGATCACCCGGATGTACGAGTACTACCGCGCCGTCCTGGGAGCCGTCCGCGAGGGGCTGCTGCTCGTCGACTCCGAGCTGCGGGTCCAGCTGGTCAACGACGAGGCCGTGCGCCTGCTCGCCCTGCCCACGCCCGTCGAGGGCCGTTCGCTGACCGAGCTCGGCCTCCCGCCCGGCCTCGTCGCCGCGGTCGAGCGTCGCTCGGCGGCCGCCGACCAGACCTACGTCATGGGCCAGCAGGTGCTCGTCTTCAGCACGTCACCGGCGTACTGGCGACAGGCCGAGGTGGGTGCCGTCGTCACGGTCCGCGACCGCACCGAGCTCCAGGCCGTCACCGGCGAGCTCGACCTCGTGCGCGGCCTGACCGAGTCGCTACGCGCCCAGAGCCACGAGGCGGCCAACAGGCTCCACACGATCGTGTCGCTGGTCGAGATGGGCCGCCCGGAGCAGGCCGTCGAGTTCGCCACGTCCGAGCTCCACGTCGCCCAGGGCTTCGCCGACGAGCTCGTCGCCGCGGTGGAGGAGCCGGTCCTCGCCGCGCTGCTGCTCGGGAAGACCGCCCAGGCGGCCGAGCGCGGCATCGCCCTCGACCTCGAGGGCGAGCTCCCGGCCGACCTCCCGGTCGACTCGCGGGACCTGGTCACCATCGTCGGAAACCTCGTCGACAACGCCTTCGACGCGGTCGCCGGCACCCGCTCGGCACGGCCCCAGCGGGTGCGCGTCGTGCTCCACGGCGACCACGACCACCTGCGGATCGAGGTCGACGACTCCGGCCCCGGCATCCCGGCGCAGGACCGCGACCACGTCCTGGACCGCGGCTGGTCGAGCAAGGCCGACGAGGGCCGCGGACTGGGCCTGGCGATCGTCACGCAGGTCGTCTCCGGCCACGGCGGCACGCTCGAGGTCACCGACTCCGACCTCGGCGGCGCGCGCTTCGTGCTCGACGTGGCGGTCGACGGCCGGGTGCACTCGTGA
- a CDS encoding glycine hydroxymethyltransferase, whose amino-acid sequence MTDSLISSAYSQALEVIASVEPRIADATRKELADQRASLKLIASENYASPAVLMTMGTWFSDKYAEGTIGHRFYAGCQNVDTVESIAAEHARELFGAEYAYVQPHSGIDANLTAYWSILAHRVEGPWLSDAGVKNMNDLSEADWEKLRASLGNQRLLGMSLDAGGHLTHGFRPNISGKMFHQNQYGTDPETGLLDYDALRAKAKEFKPLILVAGYSAYPRRINFATMREIADEVGATLMVDMAHFAGLVAGKVFTGEENPVPYAHVVTSTSHKSLRGPRGGFILATEEYAPSVDRGCPMVLGGPLSHVMAAKAVAFAEARTPEFQGYAQQVADNAKSLAEGFLTRGAKLVTGGTDNHIVLLDVSSFGLTGRQAESALLDAGVVTNRNSVPSDPNGAWYTSGIRFGTPALTSRGFGHDEFDTVADLVVDVLSNTEAGTNKAGAPSKATYVLGDGVADRVTKQSAEMLDKHPLYPGLVLS is encoded by the coding sequence ATGACGGACTCCCTGATCAGCAGCGCGTACTCCCAGGCCCTCGAGGTCATCGCCTCCGTGGAGCCCCGGATCGCGGATGCGACCCGGAAGGAGCTCGCGGACCAGCGGGCCTCGCTCAAGCTGATCGCGTCGGAGAACTACGCCTCGCCGGCCGTGCTGATGACGATGGGCACCTGGTTCAGCGACAAGTACGCTGAGGGCACGATCGGGCACCGCTTCTACGCGGGCTGCCAGAACGTCGACACCGTCGAGTCGATCGCCGCCGAGCACGCGCGCGAGCTGTTCGGCGCGGAGTACGCCTACGTCCAGCCCCACTCCGGCATCGACGCCAACCTGACGGCGTACTGGTCCATCCTGGCCCACCGGGTCGAGGGCCCGTGGCTCTCCGACGCCGGCGTCAAGAACATGAACGACCTCTCCGAGGCCGACTGGGAGAAGCTCCGCGCGTCGCTCGGCAACCAGCGGCTGCTCGGCATGAGCCTGGACGCCGGCGGCCACCTCACCCACGGCTTCCGGCCGAACATCTCCGGCAAGATGTTCCACCAGAACCAGTACGGCACCGACCCCGAGACCGGGCTCCTCGACTACGACGCGCTGCGCGCGAAGGCCAAGGAGTTCAAGCCGCTCATCCTGGTCGCCGGCTACTCCGCCTACCCGCGCCGGATCAACTTCGCCACGATGCGCGAGATCGCCGACGAGGTCGGCGCCACGCTGATGGTCGACATGGCGCACTTCGCCGGCCTCGTCGCGGGCAAGGTGTTCACCGGCGAGGAGAACCCGGTGCCCTACGCCCACGTCGTCACCAGCACCTCGCACAAGTCGCTCCGCGGCCCGCGCGGCGGCTTCATCCTCGCCACGGAGGAGTACGCCCCCAGCGTCGACCGCGGCTGCCCGATGGTCCTCGGTGGCCCGCTCAGCCACGTGATGGCCGCCAAGGCCGTCGCGTTCGCCGAGGCGCGCACCCCGGAGTTCCAGGGCTACGCGCAGCAGGTCGCCGACAACGCGAAGTCGCTCGCCGAGGGCTTCCTGACCCGCGGAGCGAAGCTCGTCACCGGCGGCACCGACAACCACATCGTGCTGCTCGACGTGTCGTCCTTCGGCCTCACCGGCCGCCAGGCGGAGTCGGCGCTCCTGGACGCCGGCGTCGTCACCAACCGCAACTCGGTCCCGTCGGACCCCAACGGCGCCTGGTACACCTCCGGCATCCGGTTCGGCACCCCGGCGCTCACCTCGCGCGGCTTCGGCCACGACGAGTTCGACACCGTCGCCGACCTCGTCGTCGACGTGCTGTCCAACACCGAGGCGGGCACCAACAAGGCCGGCGCGCCCAGCAAGGCGACGTACGTCCTGGGCGACGGCGTCGCCGACCGCGTCACGAAGCAGTCGGCCGAGATGCTCGACAAGCACCCGCTTTACCCGGGGCTCGTCCTCAGCTGA
- a CDS encoding cation:dicarboxylate symporter family transporter, which produces MSTTPTASSQGDAPPVRRDRTHYLYIAVIAAVVLGAVVGLVFPDFAVGLKWIGTTFVALIKMMIQPVIFCTLVLGVGSVRSAASVGKVGGLALAYFLTMSTVALAIGMLVGNLLDPGKGLHLSEETAGIGQEQAAEGHGSTTEFITGIVPDSLLSSLTSGEVLQTLLVALLVGFALQAMGRSGEPILKGIGHVQRLVFRVLAMIMWAAPVGAFAAIAAVVGETGVDALKSLFTIMVAFYITCFVFVFGVLGAILKVATGVNIFSLLKYLGREFLLIVSTSSSESALPRLIAKMNHAGVDKTTVGVVVPTGYSFNLDGTAIYLTMASIFIADALDKPLSIGEQVSLLLFMVIASKGAAGVTGAGLATLAGGLSSHRPELLDGVGLIVGIDRFMSEARAVTNFAGNSVATILVGHWTGTMDRDKLDRVLAGNDPFDESTMVDDDHGAPPAEREPASAH; this is translated from the coding sequence ATGAGCACCACCCCCACAGCCTCGTCACAGGGGGACGCGCCGCCGGTCAGGCGCGACCGCACCCACTACCTCTACATCGCGGTGATCGCCGCGGTGGTGCTCGGAGCCGTCGTCGGCCTGGTCTTCCCGGACTTCGCGGTCGGGCTCAAGTGGATCGGCACCACGTTCGTGGCGCTGATCAAGATGATGATCCAGCCGGTCATCTTCTGCACCCTGGTCCTCGGCGTCGGCTCGGTCCGCAGCGCCGCGAGCGTCGGCAAGGTCGGCGGGCTCGCGCTGGCGTACTTCCTCACCATGTCGACCGTCGCGCTGGCGATCGGCATGCTGGTCGGCAACCTGCTCGACCCGGGCAAGGGCCTCCACCTGTCCGAGGAGACCGCCGGCATCGGCCAGGAGCAGGCCGCGGAGGGCCACGGCTCGACGACCGAGTTCATCACCGGCATCGTGCCGGACTCGCTCCTGTCCTCCCTCACCTCCGGCGAGGTGCTCCAGACGCTGCTCGTCGCACTGCTCGTCGGCTTCGCGCTCCAGGCGATGGGTCGCTCGGGCGAGCCGATCTTGAAGGGCATCGGGCACGTCCAGCGGCTCGTCTTCCGGGTCCTCGCGATGATCATGTGGGCCGCGCCCGTCGGTGCCTTCGCCGCCATCGCCGCCGTGGTCGGCGAGACCGGCGTCGACGCGCTCAAGAGCCTCTTCACGATCATGGTGGCCTTCTACATCACCTGCTTCGTGTTCGTCTTCGGCGTGCTCGGTGCGATCCTCAAGGTGGCCACCGGCGTGAACATCTTCAGCCTGCTGAAGTACCTCGGCCGCGAGTTCCTCCTCATCGTGTCGACGTCCTCCTCCGAGTCGGCCCTGCCGCGCCTGATCGCCAAGATGAACCACGCGGGGGTCGACAAGACCACCGTCGGCGTCGTCGTCCCGACCGGCTACTCGTTCAACCTCGACGGCACCGCGATCTACCTGACGATGGCGTCGATCTTCATCGCCGACGCCCTCGACAAGCCACTGTCGATCGGCGAGCAGGTCTCGCTCCTGCTCTTCATGGTCATCGCCTCGAAGGGTGCCGCCGGTGTGACCGGCGCCGGCCTGGCCACCCTCGCCGGCGGGCTGTCCTCCCACCGGCCCGAGCTCCTCGACGGCGTCGGCCTCATCGTCGGCATCGACCGCTTCATGTCCGAGGCACGCGCGGTCACCAACTTCGCCGGCAACTCGGTCGCCACGATCCTGGTCGGTCACTGGACCGGGACCATGGACCGCGACAAGCTCGACCGGGTGCTCGCCGGCAACGACCCGTTCGACGAGTCCACGATGGTCGACGACGACCACGGCGCCCCGCCCGCGGAGCGCGAGCCCGCCTCGGCTCACTGA